CCCCTTAATCCCCTCCCACAAGGGGAGGGGAAATAGAATTCCACCTTGTTCCCAAGCCGGTTTCGGTTCAGTCGCCATGCGCTTGCCGGCTTCAATCGGAGGGGAAATAGAATTCCACCTTGTTCCCAAGCCGGCTTGCCGGCGACGGGGGGCTTGCCGGCCTCGTCGCGGTTCGGAGCAACCTTCCGCATCAAGCCTGCCTTTTAAGGAAACAACGCTCCCCGCCGAATTATAGAACAAGACATTCAGGTGAGCTCCTGGGCGGGAGCCGTGACCTCCATGGCGGCCGCAGCGGAAGCCTTTGATGGGATGCGGGTGGTTTGGCGCGTGGATGTTCAAGATTTTGTCGGTTTCTCTTTTCGCCGGAATTTTTTCGGGCATCGGCTGCGCAGAAGATTGCCGGAAAGTCGGGCAGGGAGACGGTTGAGGTTCTCGGACACGATAGGGGGTGGTCCTCATGGAAACAAAAGTTGAAAACATCAAGCCTTTGGTGGCGGAGTCGTGGGTGAGGCAGGATCAGAGCTGGGTTCAAAGGGAACTGGTTCGCCCGGTGCCGAAAGACGAAGGCATCTCGTCGGCGCAGGCCAAAAAGGAGGAGAAGCCGCCTTCTGACGACATGCGTCTTGCTAAAGAGCGGCCTGAGGAAGTCAAGACGCTGGTTGAAGAGGTGCAGTCCTATCTGGAGGATTTGAACATCCGGTTGAAGTTCATCGTGCATGAAGAAACCGGGGACGTGGTGGTGCGGGTTCTGAACAAGGAGACGGGCGAGTTGATTCGCGAGATTCCTCCGGAAGAGCTTTTGAAGCTGCGCCAAAAACTGGAAGAACTCCGGGGGGTCCTTTTCCACGGCGAGGTCTAGCCGCGTGTCCGACTCGGATCGACGAAATCGCGATCGCGACGCGTAACGCCGTGGACAAGGTCCGAATTCTCCGGGAGCGGGCGCGCCTCCTGGAGGAACTGGAAAGGGCCTATCGCCGGCTCCGCATCCCCCTTCTTTATTGGAATTCCGCTCCACGGATTCCGGCCGAATCATTTCGGAACTGGAGCGGCTGAAAGATCTGCGACGTGAAGGGATGCTGGATGAGGCGGAATTCGAACGCCTCAAGCGGCAGATTTTCGCGAGAAGGGAATCGTCCGCCGAATGAAAATTCTTATCATTGAAGACGACATCTTCCTGGGAGACATTCTCCAAAGCTACTTGCAGCAACTGGGGCACGAGGAGGTGAGGGTCTGTCCTCGTGGACTGGAGGCGGAGGCTCTCCTGGAAAAGAGGACTTTCGATTGTGCTTTTATCGATCTGAAGCTCCCCGATATTGACGGTCTCAGTCTGCTGGAGAGAATAAAGGGGCGCGACCGGACGCTGCCCGTGATCATGATGAGCGGTTTTCCCACCATGGAGTCGACCATCCAGGCCATGCGGAAGGGGGCCTCCGATTTTCTGACCAAACCGTTCACCCTCCAGGATCTTGCGCTTTCTCTGGAACGGGTGACCAAGGAACGAATTTTGCTCTTGGAAAACCTGGGCCTGAAACTGGAGTGTCAGGCTCAACGGCAACTGAAGGCGGTCAACGTGGAACTTCAGGAGAAGGTCCGGGAAAAGGAGCGGTTGTTTGAGATTTCCCGCCGGATCGATGAGGTGCGTTCCAGCGAAGACCTTTATGCGACGATCATCCAGCTGGCGCATCGGGTGACGCAAGCGGACAGAGTGGGGTTTTTCGTGTATCTTCCCGAACACGACCGGATCGCCCTCATCTCGGAGAAAGGTTTCTGCGAAGCGGGCTTGACTCGGCCGGTCTTCAGCGTCGATGCTTCGAGGCTAAAAGAACGGGTCGGTTCCGGATCCAGGCCGGTGCTGGTCCGGCCCTGGGATTTCCTTCGGGGCTGGACCGGCTTGGATGATGAGCCCGGAGCGGGGGCGCCCGGTTCAGGCTCATTGTTTGCGCTTCCGGGCGGGGAGAGCGAGCGCGGGATGCTCCAGGCTTCCTACAGATGCTGGCCGCTGTGGATCCGCGGCGAGCTGTTCGGGTTACTGATGCTTTCGCAGAACAGCAAGAACGGGAGCCTGTCCGCTTCGCAGACGGGACTCCTGGATTTCCTCATGCGCAAAGCGGCGCTCGCCGTGGAAAACATGGCGCTCTACGAGAGCTTGATCAGCAATTTCTACGGGATCTTGAAATCTCTTGTGAACGCTTTGGAAGCGAAGGATCCTTATACGGGCAAGCACTCGGAACGGGTCACCATCTTTGCGGTGCGCCTGGCCCGTGCCATGGGTTGCCGGCCGAACGACATCGAAGTACTTCGGACCGTGGGCTACCTTCATGACATAGGCAAGATAGGCATTGCGGACAAGATTTTGAACAAACCGGGACGCCTGGATCCCGAAGAATACGAGATGGTTAAACGGCATCCGGTGATCGGGGAAGCGATTGTTAGGGAACTGGGTTTGAGCGCAGAAGAACGCGCGATCATTCGGCATCATCACGAACGATGGGACGGCAAGGGGTATCCGGACGGGCTGAGCGGTACTGATATTCCGTTTCTGGCTAGGATCGTAACGGTGGCGGATGCCTTCGACGCCATGACCTCCAAACGGGCCTACCGCGATTCGCTCCCCCTGGAACAGGCCAAGCAGGAAATCCGTGACAGCCGCGGCAGGCAGTTCGATCCTGACGTGGTGGATGCCTTTTTCGCGGTCATGGAAGAACGGAAGGGAAGCGACGGGGATGAATAACCGAGAGTTCCTGAGGGTGGAAGTTCCGGAGTTGAGGGTTCACTACAACCTGATTCCAGAGAACTGCTCCATTCCTCATTTGCTGGGCTTCGTGGAAAAGAGGGAACCGTCGTCCGGACTGGAACCGGAGGGCTGCGATCCCGTTCAGGAGATGATACTCCGTATGGTGCGCCGTGTGGAATCCAAGCTGGACAGGATCCTGGGACACCTTGAGCGCGACGGGTACCGGCCGTCTTACGAATTCCAGGGACAGGTGGTGAATATAAGCGGCGGCGGGCTGTCTTTCGCCACGGTGAACGACCACGCGGTGGGCGCCGTTCTGGAGCTGTGCATCTTTCCGCAGTTCGGTGATCCCCGCCCCCTATTCGCCATAGGAAAAATCTGCTCGATTGAACCGTACTCTTCAGACGTGTATCCTGCGGCATCTCTGGTGGGAGTGAAGTTCGTGGAAATTGAAGAGGAAGCGCGCGAAGCGATCATCCGGCTGGTGTTTCAGATGGAACGGAAACGAAAACAGCGGGATGTCGAAGAGGGGTGGAATCCGGGAGGGAAGACGTGACGGTCGGCATCGCGAAGGAATCCGGGAAGGGGGACGGAGAAGGCGAAGCGTTGCGTCGAAGTCTGCCGGCCCATTGTCTCGAAGCGCTTTTCGTGAAAGATCGGTTGGCCCACACGGGGAGCCTGGTCCGGGGACTGATCCACAACTTGAACGGCCCGCTTCAGAACATGTCCATCCTACTGGAACTCCTGGTCAAGGG
This is a stretch of genomic DNA from Desulfoglaeba alkanexedens ALDC. It encodes these proteins:
- a CDS encoding flagellar protein FlaG produces the protein METKVENIKPLVAESWVRQDQSWVQRELVRPVPKDEGISSAQAKKEEKPPSDDMRLAKERPEEVKTLVEEVQSYLEDLNIRLKFIVHEETGDVVVRVLNKETGELIREIPPEELLKLRQKLEELRGVLFHGEV
- a CDS encoding SHOCT domain-containing protein; the encoded protein is MEFRSTDSGRIISELERLKDLRREGMLDEAEFERLKRQIFARRESSAE
- a CDS encoding HD domain-containing phosphohydrolase, which encodes MKILIIEDDIFLGDILQSYLQQLGHEEVRVCPRGLEAEALLEKRTFDCAFIDLKLPDIDGLSLLERIKGRDRTLPVIMMSGFPTMESTIQAMRKGASDFLTKPFTLQDLALSLERVTKERILLLENLGLKLECQAQRQLKAVNVELQEKVREKERLFEISRRIDEVRSSEDLYATIIQLAHRVTQADRVGFFVYLPEHDRIALISEKGFCEAGLTRPVFSVDASRLKERVGSGSRPVLVRPWDFLRGWTGLDDEPGAGAPGSGSLFALPGGESERGMLQASYRCWPLWIRGELFGLLMLSQNSKNGSLSASQTGLLDFLMRKAALAVENMALYESLISNFYGILKSLVNALEAKDPYTGKHSERVTIFAVRLARAMGCRPNDIEVLRTVGYLHDIGKIGIADKILNKPGRLDPEEYEMVKRHPVIGEAIVRELGLSAEERAIIRHHHERWDGKGYPDGLSGTDIPFLARIVTVADAFDAMTSKRAYRDSLPLEQAKQEIRDSRGRQFDPDVVDAFFAVMEERKGSDGDE
- a CDS encoding PilZ domain-containing protein — protein: MNNREFLRVEVPELRVHYNLIPENCSIPHLLGFVEKREPSSGLEPEGCDPVQEMILRMVRRVESKLDRILGHLERDGYRPSYEFQGQVVNISGGGLSFATVNDHAVGAVLELCIFPQFGDPRPLFAIGKICSIEPYSSDVYPAASLVGVKFVEIEEEAREAIIRLVFQMERKRKQRDVEEGWNPGGKT